A window from Cryobacterium sp. SO1 encodes these proteins:
- a CDS encoding ankyrin repeat domain-containing protein, which translates to MTAHQDQPVAETPAAVVEGVFELARDGRTGPLAEMLDAGVPLDLVNGRGDSLLVVAVYGQHRETVQNLLGRGADTAVVNGMGQTALACAVFRGNEAILLDLLEAGADPDLGSHSGIQIADQYALPRMRAVIEAHTGA; encoded by the coding sequence ATGACAGCTCACCAGGACCAGCCGGTGGCCGAGACGCCCGCTGCCGTTGTCGAGGGTGTCTTCGAGCTGGCCAGAGACGGCCGCACCGGCCCGCTGGCCGAGATGCTCGACGCCGGCGTGCCCCTTGACCTGGTCAACGGCCGCGGCGACAGCCTGCTGGTCGTGGCCGTGTACGGGCAGCACCGGGAGACCGTGCAAAACCTGCTGGGCCGCGGCGCCGACACCGCCGTGGTGAACGGCATGGGGCAGACGGCGCTGGCCTGCGCCGTGTTCCGGGGCAACGAAGCGATCCTGCTCGACCTGCTCGAGGCCGGCGCCGACCCCGATCTCGGCAGCCACTCCGGCATCCAGATCGCCGACCAGTACGCCCTGCCGCGGATGCGCGCGGTCATCGAGGCGCACACCGGCGCCTGA